A single genomic interval of Phocoenobacter uteri harbors:
- the malT gene encoding HTH-type transcriptional regulator MalT — translation MQSLAKLIPTKLISSKQNQTHSNHNIERTQLLTELDSIHHYPLTLITAPAGYGKTTLISQWKERQSHTGWYALDKSDNKTEQFSRYFTAALVQACGMETDDLNYQNDLTDYFSQLLVKLNKIDTNFSLIIDDYHHIENAEIHNALRFWLKNQPATMNLIILSRLTPPLSITNLRIHEQLLEINMSQLAFTHNEAKQFFELKLNDTFTQEAIFTLCEQVEGWATGLQLISFILKQNSDLIKSPQKLFAKLNQHHIADYLNEEIFHYIDPELKQFMQRCAILHSINETLATAITQDKNSAKKLDELEKQGLFIQRIDNNDGDIWWKFHPILSSYLTQSCRLELPDEWQKLNQRAAMEWLKLGFCQEAIYHAQQITDTQTLYQILQQHGWSLFHQGQLKLLEDSLNHLPPELMWQDPTLVLLKAWVVQSQHRYQEVSGILQKFNTNSPLAEHYQGKFDALRGQVALNEGDDELAYKLASNALLTIPQEFSYARIVAISVIAEAQHCRGNLQESMVQMKQVEKMALSQHTYHHWLWSKLQQAEILSAQGFLQSAYDLLKETTLQAESFHQIPMHEFLLRLKGQIQWEWHNLDQAEAMANAGIDILEKEDEKLQCLALLAKISLVRGDLNNAKRLIEQCQHSIGHFPAHKDWTATLDEIQVIYYQLTKDNSQFDSWLIKKSLPSRASNHFTQRQSRNIARAYLLQNKPEQALSILKNILHTAEELKLTSDIQRALILRNLVFIHQNKKELAQRDLIKALEISQQTNFISAFVIEGDIMAQQIRQLLQINVLDELSLRKAQFILRSINQHNRHKFAHFDQEFVQKLLENPQVPELLKISPLTTREWQVLGLIYSGYSNEQISQELVVAMTTIKTHIRNLYQKIGVNNRSEAIEYTKNLLVLMGYH, via the coding sequence ATGCAGTCACTAGCAAAATTGATTCCAACAAAACTTATTTCAAGCAAACAAAATCAAACGCATTCTAATCATAATATTGAACGAACACAGTTATTAACAGAGCTTGATAGCATTCATCACTATCCCCTCACTCTGATTACCGCCCCCGCTGGCTATGGTAAAACTACACTAATATCTCAATGGAAAGAGCGTCAATCACATACGGGTTGGTATGCGTTAGATAAAAGTGATAACAAAACAGAGCAATTTTCTCGCTATTTTACTGCTGCATTAGTCCAAGCCTGTGGGATGGAAACCGATGATTTAAACTATCAAAATGACTTAACCGATTATTTCTCACAATTACTGGTTAAATTAAATAAAATCGACACAAATTTTAGTTTAATTATTGATGATTATCATCATATTGAAAACGCTGAAATTCACAACGCACTCCGCTTTTGGTTGAAGAATCAACCTGCTACGATGAATTTAATTATTCTTTCTCGCTTAACGCCCCCACTTAGTATCACAAACCTACGCATTCACGAACAGCTTTTAGAAATCAATATGAGCCAGCTTGCTTTTACCCACAACGAAGCAAAGCAATTTTTTGAATTAAAATTAAATGATACTTTTACCCAAGAAGCGATATTTACCCTGTGCGAACAAGTGGAAGGTTGGGCAACAGGATTACAGTTAATCAGCTTTATTCTGAAACAAAATAGCGACTTGATCAAAAGCCCACAAAAATTATTTGCGAAACTGAATCAGCACCACATCGCTGATTATCTGAACGAAGAAATCTTCCATTATATTGATCCTGAACTCAAACAATTTATGCAACGCTGTGCGATTTTACACTCCATAAATGAAACCCTCGCAACGGCAATAACCCAAGATAAAAACAGTGCTAAGAAACTTGATGAATTAGAAAAACAAGGGCTTTTTATCCAACGCATTGATAATAATGATGGCGATATTTGGTGGAAATTCCATCCTATTTTATCCTCTTATCTCACGCAGAGTTGCCGTTTAGAATTGCCTGATGAGTGGCAAAAGCTCAATCAACGTGCCGCAATGGAATGGTTAAAATTAGGGTTCTGCCAAGAGGCGATTTATCACGCCCAACAAATTACTGACACCCAAACTCTTTATCAAATTCTCCAACAGCACGGTTGGTCTTTGTTTCATCAAGGGCAATTAAAATTACTTGAAGACAGTTTAAACCATCTTCCCCCAGAGCTAATGTGGCAAGATCCAACCTTAGTCTTACTTAAAGCGTGGGTGGTTCAAAGTCAGCACCGTTATCAAGAAGTCAGCGGAATTTTGCAAAAATTTAATACAAATTCACCGCTTGCAGAACACTATCAAGGAAAATTTGACGCACTGCGTGGACAAGTTGCATTAAACGAAGGCGATGATGAACTGGCTTATAAGCTCGCCAGCAACGCTCTATTAACCATTCCCCAAGAATTTAGCTACGCCAGAATTGTCGCCATTTCAGTTATCGCAGAGGCTCAACATTGTCGTGGTAATTTGCAAGAATCAATGGTACAGATGAAACAAGTAGAAAAAATGGCACTTTCACAACATACTTATCATCACTGGTTATGGTCTAAATTACAACAGGCTGAAATTTTATCTGCACAAGGTTTCTTACAATCTGCTTATGATCTATTGAAAGAAACGACCTTACAAGCAGAAAGCTTTCATCAAATTCCAATGCACGAATTTTTATTGCGTCTAAAAGGGCAAATTCAATGGGAATGGCATAATCTTGACCAAGCCGAAGCAATGGCAAACGCAGGAATTGATATTTTAGAAAAAGAAGATGAAAAACTACAATGCTTGGCATTGCTTGCTAAAATCTCATTAGTGCGTGGCGATTTGAATAATGCCAAACGCTTAATTGAACAGTGCCAACATTCTATCGGACACTTTCCTGCACACAAAGATTGGACGGCAACCCTTGATGAAATTCAAGTGATTTACTATCAATTAACCAAAGATAATTCACAATTTGATAGCTGGTTAATTAAAAAAAGCCTGCCAAGCCGAGCATCAAACCACTTTACGCAACGCCAATCTCGTAATATTGCACGTGCTTATTTATTACAAAATAAACCTGAGCAAGCACTCAGTATCTTAAAAAATATTTTACATACTGCAGAGGAATTGAAACTAACCAGCGATATCCAACGTGCATTAATTTTAAGAAATCTTGTTTTTATTCATCAAAATAAAAAAGAACTGGCACAAAGAGATCTGATCAAAGCCCTAGAAATCAGCCAACAAACGAATTTTATTAGTGCATTTGTGATTGAAGGCGACATAATGGCACAACAGATCCGCCAACTATTGCAAATAAATGTCCTTGATGAACTTTCACTTCGCAAAGCACAATTTATTTTACGCAGTATCAACCAACATAACCGCCACAAATTTGCCCATTTTGATCAGGAATTTGTGCAAAAACTCCTTGAAAATCCCCAAGTCCCTGAACTACTCAAAATCAGCCCACTTACAACGCGTGAATGGCAAGTATTAGGGCTAATTTATTCAGGTTATAGCAACGAACAGATCTCTCAAGAGCTTGTGGTCGCAATGACAACCATCAAAACCCACATTCGTAATTTATACCAAAAAATCGGTGTCAATAATCGCAGCGAAGCCATTGAATATACGAAAAATTTATTGGTTTTGATGGGGTATCATTAG
- the pgtP gene encoding phosphoglycerate transporter protein PgtP encodes MFSFLKASAPAPRIDEARTDAEYKKLRWQVFAGVFIGYAAYYLIRKNFSLAIPYLIDEYGFTKTDLGSVGVALSLAYGFSKFIMGNVSDRSNPRYFMTLGLIGSAIVSLVFGLVPGVLSSIPIMIILAALNGWFQGMGYPPGAKTMTNWFSVSERGSWWSWWNVSHNLGGGLIGPLAILGLSIFGVWQSLFYLPALIAILLAFVMLYLLRDTPESQGLPPVDEWKKEKVIEKVESANTLTARDIFYKYIINNKFLWAIAIANVFVYFIRYGIIDWAPTYLKEVKHFSVDKQSWAYFMYEYAGIFGMLASGYLSDKVFKGHRAPPMLLFLVGVLIAIIVYWKNPAGNPLVDEISLVAIGFLIYGPVMMIGLQAADLVPRVATGTATGLTGLFGYFLGSASAGWVIGKLVDLYGWNGGFYALIIACFLGFIFIAVTLFHKPNQG; translated from the coding sequence ATGTTTTCATTCTTGAAAGCATCTGCTCCAGCCCCAAGGATAGATGAGGCTCGTACAGATGCAGAGTATAAAAAATTACGTTGGCAAGTATTCGCAGGTGTATTTATTGGCTATGCCGCTTATTACCTAATCCGCAAAAACTTTTCCCTCGCCATTCCCTACTTAATTGACGAATATGGATTTACCAAAACCGATCTCGGTAGCGTTGGCGTTGCGTTATCCCTCGCTTACGGTTTTAGTAAATTCATTATGGGCAATGTGTCAGATCGCTCAAATCCACGCTATTTTATGACATTAGGATTAATCGGCTCAGCGATTGTTAGCTTAGTGTTCGGGCTAGTCCCAGGCGTGTTATCTTCCATTCCAATCATGATCATCTTAGCAGCCTTAAATGGCTGGTTCCAAGGAATGGGTTACCCACCAGGCGCTAAAACGATGACAAACTGGTTCTCAGTGTCTGAGCGTGGTTCGTGGTGGAGTTGGTGGAATGTGTCACACAATCTCGGTGGTGGTTTAATCGGACCACTTGCCATTTTAGGTTTATCTATTTTTGGCGTATGGCAATCACTCTTTTACTTGCCGGCTCTTATCGCTATTCTACTTGCTTTTGTTATGCTCTATTTATTACGTGACACCCCTGAATCACAAGGCTTACCGCCTGTTGATGAATGGAAAAAAGAAAAAGTTATTGAAAAAGTGGAATCAGCAAACACCCTCACCGCTCGTGATATTTTCTACAAATATATCATCAATAATAAATTCCTATGGGCGATTGCGATTGCCAATGTGTTCGTTTATTTTATTCGCTACGGCATTATCGACTGGGCTCCGACCTACTTAAAAGAAGTAAAACACTTCTCTGTGGACAAACAAAGCTGGGCATATTTTATGTATGAATATGCAGGCATTTTTGGAATGCTTGCAAGCGGTTATTTAAGTGATAAAGTTTTCAAAGGACACCGTGCACCACCAATGTTGCTTTTCCTTGTTGGCGTATTAATTGCAATTATTGTTTATTGGAAAAACCCAGCAGGCAATCCACTTGTTGATGAAATCAGCTTAGTTGCGATTGGTTTCTTAATCTATGGACCTGTGATGATGATCGGCTTACAAGCGGCTGATTTAGTGCCTCGTGTTGCAACAGGGACAGCAACGGGCTTAACAGGTTTATTTGGCTATTTTTTAGGTTCAGCAAGTGCAGGCTGGGTAATAGGTAAATTAGTGGATTTATACGGCTGGAACGGTGGATTCTATGCGTTAATTATCGCCTGTTTCTTAGGCTTTATTTTCATTGCAGTAACCCTATTCCACAAACCAAATCAAGGTTAA